Below is a window of Fundidesulfovibrio magnetotacticus DNA.
GCACGAAGAGGGGGCAGGCCTGGGCCGCGATGAACATGCCCGAATCGTCGTGACGCTCGATGGCCTCCAGGTAGGCCCCGGAAGCGATGGTGGAGGGGGTGCCTATCACGGCGATGCGGCGGTTGCGCGTGCGGGCCACGGCCGTGCGCGCCCCGGCGTCGATCACCTCCAGCACCGGCACTGGCGATATGGCGCGGATTTCTTCATAGGCCACGGCCGCCATGGTGTTGCAGGCGATGATGAGCATCTTCACGTCCCTGGCCAGCAGGAACTCCGCGATCTGGCGCGCGAAGCGGGCCACGGTGTCGGGAGATTTCACGCCGTAGGGCACGCGGGCCGTGTCGCCAAAATAGACGATGGATTCGCGGGGCAGACGCTCCATGACCGCGCGGGCCACGGTGAGCCCGCCCACGCCGGAGTCGAAGATGCCGATGGGCGAGGATGGTGCGAAATGCATGGTGTTCCATTTCCCTGATGATGACTGCCCGGGTCTGACCA
It encodes the following:
- the murI gene encoding glutamate racemase, whose protein sequence is MHFAPSSPIGIFDSGVGGLTVARAVMERLPRESIVYFGDTARVPYGVKSPDTVARFARQIAEFLLARDVKMLIIACNTMAAVAYEEIRAISPVPVLEVIDAGARTAVARTRNRRIAVIGTPSTIASGAYLEAIERHDDSGMFIAAQACPLFVPLVEEGWLDHPVTRLTAFEYLTPLLAQNVDTLVLGCTHYPLLKPMLASVMGQGVRLVDSAEAVSERVEDLLRAMDLENPGPGEPEHVFHVTDVPQRFREVGERFLGRKLGTVLVESI